The proteins below come from a single Comamonas antarctica genomic window:
- a CDS encoding helix-turn-helix domain-containing protein, with protein sequence MSYGAQFNPNRLCLARRRRGLTKKKLAELIGADVRAVTAYESGEYKPERERLLALADQLHFPVQFFIGSDVQELTPDVVSFRSMSKMTAGQRDAALGAGAVALMLNEWIEQRFELPAAQLPDLSHESSPAAAAAALRRIWGLGELPVKNMVHLLEARGVRVFSLSLDTVHVDAYSMWHASTPFVFLNTMKSCERSRFDAAHELGHLVLHRHAGPKVKDAERQANEFASAFLMSEGSVLANAPVMATVDQLISHKVFWTVSVGALAYRLKDLKLVNEWHYRSLCIEMAQRGYQKSEPNSAPRETSQVFQKVFAALREDGMTRADIADQLAVHVNELDELVFGLALTALGGDAQAQSRPRRPVLQVIEGGRE encoded by the coding sequence ATGAGCTACGGTGCACAGTTCAACCCGAACCGCCTATGCCTTGCTCGTCGACGTCGAGGGCTAACAAAGAAGAAGTTGGCGGAGCTCATCGGCGCAGATGTGCGGGCAGTTACTGCGTACGAGAGTGGGGAGTACAAGCCTGAGAGAGAAAGGCTTCTCGCTCTAGCTGATCAACTGCACTTCCCAGTGCAGTTTTTTATTGGATCGGACGTGCAGGAATTGACACCCGACGTAGTCAGCTTCCGGTCCATGTCGAAGATGACAGCTGGTCAGCGGGATGCAGCGCTAGGCGCTGGCGCGGTCGCGCTCATGTTGAACGAATGGATCGAGCAGCGCTTCGAGTTGCCGGCGGCGCAGTTGCCTGACCTCAGCCACGAGTCCAGTCCTGCTGCGGCTGCAGCCGCACTCCGCCGAATCTGGGGCCTCGGCGAACTACCTGTCAAGAACATGGTGCATCTGCTGGAGGCGCGTGGCGTGCGGGTGTTCTCGCTGTCGCTAGACACTGTCCATGTGGACGCTTACTCCATGTGGCATGCGTCTACACCGTTCGTGTTCCTCAATACGATGAAGTCCTGTGAACGCAGCCGCTTCGATGCCGCCCATGAACTCGGGCATTTAGTCCTTCATCGTCATGCTGGCCCGAAGGTCAAGGACGCTGAACGTCAAGCCAACGAGTTCGCATCGGCGTTCCTAATGTCGGAAGGAAGCGTTTTAGCCAACGCGCCTGTCATGGCCACTGTAGACCAACTGATCTCACACAAGGTGTTCTGGACAGTCTCTGTCGGAGCGCTTGCCTACAGGTTAAAAGATCTGAAACTAGTCAACGAGTGGCACTACAGATCGCTGTGCATCGAGATGGCGCAACGTGGCTACCAGAAGTCAGAGCCAAATAGTGCGCCCCGAGAGACGTCACAGGTCTTCCAAAAGGTGTTCGCTGCACTGCGAGAGGATGGAATGACGCGCGCCGATATTGCCGATCAACTCGCCGTACACGTCAACGAACTCGACGAGTTGGTCTTCGGCTTAGCGCTTACCGCGCTGGGAGGTGATGCGCAGGCGCAAAGCCGTCCGCGGCGGCCAGTCTTGCAAGTGATCGAGGGTGGGCGTGAGTAG
- a CDS encoding P-loop ATPase, Sll1717 family — protein MTKTIGFFAYPSAPADIGRTIETATSTASRGSPNIYIKTWKALDIIGHFISSEVLSEIDAADFLIADISELNFNVTYEIAYAIGKGKRVLLVKNKSLNPRGLKISDVGIFDTLGYKEYQNSAELQAFLSDPQISRAIDTSAPLNIKAPVYLLDTPSKTDWSNRIISRIKKAGYTFRNFDPNESPRLSAHDAITQVSQSYGVVVPLLSMVHAGATIHNMRAAFIVGLADGMGKTKVLLQSGDDPVPLDYRDFVEATYHPDDVNKSIESFASGVTKAFQHNDTATTKQSLSFLKNLNLGATSAENEMRDLERYYLETDQYLKSLRGEAHLVVGRKGSGKSAIFLQIRDAEREKSRSKNVVLDLKPDGYKLIKFKERILQFLAEGTFQHTITAFWEYVLLLEICYKILEKDKNRHIHDHDLYEPYRELHELYYGDGNYSEGDFSERMSALMEKIYSEYQSKYGSEQGVSLNSSEVTELLYKHDVKKLKSTLSDYLTHKDILWLLFDNIDNGWPTSGLKHEDLLMIRTLIDATRKIERQFSSRDFKVRSVVFLRNDVYELLVKETSDRGKEASVLLDWTDADLLREMVRLRIVSNGLDESLDFKSAWLRVFASHHKGEETSQFLIERSLMRPRFLLNLINHCKSFAINLNHDRIETSDIEKGIAAYSADLLRDIGFELQDVSSETEGILYAFVASSPELSEIEVRNKLKESGLDDERAFRVMDLLLWYGFLGIRINSDEPKFIYDFSYNKALMDGLKRNSVQAVSLVINQAFWPGLLING, from the coding sequence ATGACTAAGACTATCGGATTCTTTGCATACCCCTCGGCCCCTGCAGATATCGGTCGAACCATCGAAACAGCAACCTCAACCGCTTCCAGGGGCTCACCCAACATTTATATTAAGACATGGAAAGCTCTCGACATAATAGGCCACTTCATCTCTAGCGAAGTACTCTCTGAGATCGATGCAGCAGATTTTCTCATTGCGGATATCAGCGAGTTAAATTTCAATGTCACCTACGAGATTGCATATGCAATAGGAAAAGGAAAGCGAGTCCTTCTTGTCAAAAATAAAAGTCTCAACCCAAGAGGACTAAAAATATCTGACGTAGGAATATTCGACACCCTTGGTTACAAAGAATATCAGAACTCCGCGGAACTACAGGCATTCTTATCAGACCCTCAAATTTCCCGAGCTATTGACACATCAGCCCCGCTCAATATAAAAGCACCAGTTTACTTGCTAGACACTCCATCGAAAACAGATTGGTCAAACAGGATTATATCAAGAATAAAAAAGGCGGGATACACGTTCAGGAATTTCGATCCAAACGAGTCTCCGCGATTATCTGCGCACGATGCCATCACTCAAGTATCCCAATCATATGGGGTCGTGGTTCCTTTGCTATCAATGGTCCACGCCGGGGCAACAATTCACAATATGCGTGCCGCGTTCATAGTGGGTTTAGCTGATGGAATGGGGAAAACCAAAGTTCTTCTGCAATCAGGTGACGATCCTGTGCCGCTGGACTACCGAGATTTTGTAGAGGCGACGTATCATCCCGACGACGTCAACAAGTCCATCGAATCGTTTGCATCTGGCGTGACCAAAGCATTTCAGCACAACGATACTGCAACCACAAAACAAAGTCTATCATTTCTAAAAAATCTAAATCTCGGAGCCACATCCGCTGAAAATGAAATGCGAGATCTCGAGCGTTATTACCTCGAGACAGATCAATACCTAAAATCTTTGCGTGGAGAGGCTCATTTAGTCGTTGGGCGAAAGGGCTCTGGAAAGTCTGCAATTTTCCTTCAAATTCGTGATGCAGAGCGCGAAAAGAGCCGAAGTAAAAATGTCGTTCTCGACTTGAAGCCGGATGGATACAAACTTATAAAATTCAAGGAACGCATTCTCCAGTTTTTGGCAGAGGGCACCTTTCAGCACACAATCACCGCTTTTTGGGAATATGTACTTCTGCTCGAAATATGCTACAAAATTCTAGAGAAGGATAAAAACCGGCATATTCACGATCACGATTTATACGAACCCTATCGCGAATTGCACGAGCTCTACTATGGTGATGGAAACTACTCCGAAGGAGATTTCTCCGAACGAATGTCCGCATTAATGGAAAAGATCTACTCAGAGTATCAATCCAAGTATGGCAGCGAGCAAGGTGTTAGCCTGAATTCATCCGAAGTCACTGAGCTCCTTTATAAGCATGACGTAAAGAAGTTAAAATCCACATTGTCGGATTATCTTACTCACAAGGATATACTTTGGCTTCTGTTTGACAATATCGATAATGGCTGGCCGACTTCAGGCCTGAAGCACGAGGATCTATTAATGATCCGAACACTTATTGATGCGACTCGAAAAATTGAAAGGCAGTTCAGCAGCCGGGACTTTAAAGTCCGCTCAGTTGTATTTCTTCGCAATGACGTGTATGAATTATTAGTTAAAGAAACTTCCGATCGCGGCAAAGAAGCAAGCGTACTACTGGACTGGACTGACGCAGATCTGCTTCGCGAAATGGTTCGTCTTAGGATAGTTTCCAATGGTCTTGACGAATCGCTCGATTTCAAGTCTGCATGGCTTCGAGTTTTTGCGAGCCATCACAAAGGCGAGGAGACTTCACAGTTTCTTATCGAGCGTTCTTTAATGCGTCCGCGCTTCTTGTTAAATCTCATAAATCACTGCAAAAGCTTTGCAATCAATCTAAATCATGATCGCATCGAAACCAGTGATATCGAAAAAGGCATCGCTGCCTACTCCGCTGATTTACTTCGCGACATAGGCTTTGAACTTCAAGATGTGTCAAGCGAAACAGAGGGAATTCTTTATGCTTTTGTAGCATCATCACCCGAACTTTCTGAAATTGAAGTTCGTAATAAACTAAAAGAATCAGGACTGGATGATGAAAGGGCTTTTCGCGTAATGGACCTTTTATTATGGTATGGATTTCTAGGAATACGAATTAACTCGGATGAGCCAAAGTTCATTTACGACTTCAGCTACAATAAAGCTTTGATGGACGGTTTAAAAAGGAATTCCGTTCAAGCAGTGAGCCTTGTTATAAATCAGGCTTTTTGGCCTGGCCTCTTGATAAACGGATAA
- a CDS encoding GIY-YIG nuclease family protein: MEVVFEPTRSFCYKFGRYTVIPEIEAMAELATGVDFRLKDLAQLVINKYLTPEQQQIRLKKAHSEKTDAVHSIVKFFVSFITMEQELFVSQGKGIFRAKTEEDIDDDDVEEAALIDGDEEAAEFEGWVYAFTFPILQRQDAPFPIKIGKTLKDVEDRVAQQCKGSASFDNPVILGKWQVNRVGHTELAVHNVLKARGKWRENVPGVEWFDTTIGEIESILNFVRVT; the protein is encoded by the coding sequence ATGGAAGTTGTTTTCGAACCCACACGATCATTTTGCTATAAATTTGGCCGTTATACAGTCATTCCAGAGATAGAAGCAATGGCAGAATTAGCTACTGGCGTTGATTTTCGACTTAAAGATTTGGCTCAATTAGTCATCAACAAGTATCTGACACCCGAGCAGCAGCAGATACGCCTAAAGAAGGCACATTCGGAAAAAACCGATGCGGTTCACTCGATCGTCAAATTCTTCGTTTCTTTCATTACGATGGAGCAAGAGTTATTCGTGTCGCAGGGCAAGGGCATATTCCGTGCCAAAACTGAAGAGGACATCGACGATGACGATGTCGAAGAAGCCGCCCTCATAGACGGCGATGAGGAAGCAGCAGAGTTTGAGGGGTGGGTGTACGCCTTCACCTTTCCGATACTGCAACGCCAAGATGCGCCGTTTCCTATAAAAATTGGTAAGACCCTTAAGGACGTAGAAGATCGCGTGGCACAGCAATGCAAGGGATCAGCGTCGTTCGACAATCCAGTGATCCTAGGTAAGTGGCAGGTCAACCGAGTTGGACACACCGAGCTTGCTGTCCATAACGTTCTTAAAGCCCGTGGTAAATGGCGAGAGAATGTTCCTGGCGTGGAGTGGTTCGACACGACGATTGGAGAGATTGAGTCTATTCTTAACTTCGTTCGGGTGACTTAA
- a CDS encoding RNA polymerase sigma factor, whose amino-acid sequence MPEHYYRELLRYFTRSAGDRDVAADLVQSAYTRIYALQRAGGTVLDARALLYKTARNLAASRATRREAEQRVLDALSLVAPTSAPSAESSAMARQQLGLFLQRLEAMPRKRRDVFILVRIYGYSYREAGEHLGMTETNIERHVMRGILDCAGYAPSRS is encoded by the coding sequence GTGCCCGAGCACTATTACAGAGAACTGCTGCGGTATTTCACCCGCAGCGCAGGCGACCGCGATGTCGCCGCGGACTTGGTGCAGAGCGCCTACACCCGAATCTATGCGTTGCAGCGTGCTGGTGGCACGGTGCTGGACGCCCGCGCCTTGCTGTATAAAACGGCTCGCAACCTGGCGGCCAGCCGCGCGACTCGCCGGGAGGCTGAGCAACGCGTGTTGGATGCGCTCAGCTTGGTGGCGCCGACCAGTGCGCCTTCGGCCGAAAGCTCGGCGATGGCCCGTCAACAACTGGGCTTGTTTCTCCAGCGTCTGGAGGCCATGCCGCGCAAACGCCGCGACGTGTTCATTCTGGTTCGCATCTACGGCTACAGCTACCGGGAAGCCGGGGAACACCTGGGCATGACAGAAACAAATATCGAACGCCACGTCATGCGAGGCATCCTCGATTGCGCGGGCTATGCGCCTTCGCGTTCCTGA